The Hydrogenobacter sp. T-2 region GAGGGTATTATAAGAAGGGATTGGGCAAAGATTATGGGTATAACACCTGCGGGGTTTATCTTTATAGGAAGATAACTTGAAGAGCCAACAATTTCTTGTCTTCCTACCTGTCTTCTTGGATATTGGATTGGTATCCTTCTTTCTGCCTCTTGGATGAATACGATACCAACAACCACAGCCAAGATAAAAAGTATAGCACCCACAAAGGCAAAGGGTGAAATATCTCCGTTCCTCAGCATGTCCCAAATCCTTATACCAGCACTGGGAAAGCCTGCCACTATACCCGCAAAGATAAGCAAGGACATGCCATTGCCAATGCCTTTTTCGGTTATCCTATCACCCACCCATACAAGAAACATGGTGGAAGAGACAAGGGCTATTATGGTGGTTATGGAGAAGAGAATTCCTGTATCCGGCACTATGGGAGTTCCTCTTGGAGATACTTGACCCTGAAGCCATACCGCAATACCTATGGACTGCACGAAGGCAACAAAGAGGGTCAAATACCTTGTGTATTGGTTTATCTTATACCTTCCGTAGTCTCCTTCTTCTTTTGCGAGCCTTTGTAGCTCTGGCACAGCCACGGTAAGAAGTTGCATCATTATAGAGGCGGATATGTAAGGCATAACTCCGAGTGCAAAAAGGGTCATCCTGCTTAGGTTTCCCCCCGAGAAGATATCATAAAGGTAAAAGAGTGTTCCCTCAAAGCTCTTAAAGAATTCCTGAAGTGCGTTGGTATCTATGCCAGGCAGTGGTATATGACTGCCAAACCTATATATGGCTAACATAAATAGGGTATAAAATAGCCTCTTTTTAAAGTCCTCAAGGGAAAATAGCTGTTTTATATACTCTATCACCTTATCTCCTCGCAGGTTCCACCGAGGGATTCAATCTTCTGCCTTGCGGAGCCTGAAAAGGCGTGAGCCCTTACCCTGAGAGGCTTTGTGAGCTCGCCATCTCCCAGAACTTTGACGGGCATGCCCTTCCTTACAAGCCCCTTTTGGAGAAGGGTCTCTGGGCTCACTTCTTGACCTGCCTCAAAGTATCTTTCAAGGGTTTTCAGGTTTACTACCGCATACTCCACCCTGTTTATGGGTCTGAAGCCTCTCTTTGGCACTCTCTTGTGGAGTGGTGTCTGACCACCCTCAAACCATGAGGGAAGCCTTCTATCCCCAGACCTTGTCTTTTGACCCTTGTGTCCCTTCCCGCAGGTCTTACCAAGTCCAGAGCCTATACCTCTTCCTACTCTTCTTTTCTCCTTTACCGCTCCTTCATTGGGTGTGAGCTCGTGCAGTTTCATTCCTTTACCTCCTCTACCTGAAGAAGATGAACCGCTTTGCATATGTTCCCCCTTACCATGGGGTTGTCCTCAAGCAACACTTCTTGACCCAACTTCTTAAGCCCAAGGCTCTTTACCGCTTTTATTTGAGCCTCAGACTTCCCCGCAAGACCTCTAACAAGCTTTACTCTAAGCTTTGCCATGCTATGCCTCCTTATGGAATACGCAGATCTCTTGCGTAAATGTTGTAACGCTTTTTCAGAACCTCCGAGTCTATTCCCCGCTCTCTTGCCACTTCTTCCATAGACCTAAGTTTAAGGAGAGCGTCAAAGACTGCTCTTACCACGTTGTTGGGGTTTGTGCTTCCTTGTAGCTTGGTAAGCACATCCGTATAGCCTGCTAATTCAAAGATGGGTTTTGCAGCACCACCAGCCACTATACCTGTTCCACGCCTTGCGGGTATAACCTTTATCATGGTAGGACCATAATGCCCTATCGCGTCATGTGGGACAGTGCCGTTTTCTATTGGCACTCTTATTATGTGCTTTCTTCCGTCTTCTATAGCTTTGGCTATGGCTATTGGCACTTCTCTTGCCTTTCCAAGTCCAAAACCCACAAAACCTCTCTTGTCGCCCACTATCACCAGAGCACTAAAAGAAAACCTCTTTCCACCCTTTGTGACTCTTGTGGTTCTCTTTGCATAAATTAGTCTTTCTTCTATCTGGAGCTGGTCTTCAAGCTCTGCTATACCTTGCTCTTTCCTTTTCCTGTCGA contains the following coding sequences:
- the rpmD gene encoding 50S ribosomal protein L30; the protein is MAKLRVKLVRGLAGKSEAQIKAVKSLGLKKLGQEVLLEDNPMVRGNICKAVHLLQVEEVKE
- the rplO gene encoding 50S ribosomal protein L15; the encoded protein is MKLHELTPNEGAVKEKRRVGRGIGSGLGKTCGKGHKGQKTRSGDRRLPSWFEGGQTPLHKRVPKRGFRPINRVEYAVVNLKTLERYFEAGQEVSPETLLQKGLVRKGMPVKVLGDGELTKPLRVRAHAFSGSARQKIESLGGTCEEIR
- the rpsE gene encoding 30S ribosomal protein S5; translated protein: MGGVSIESLIDRKRKEQGIAELEDQLQIEERLIYAKRTTRVTKGGKRFSFSALVIVGDKRGFVGFGLGKAREVPIAIAKAIEDGRKHIIRVPIENGTVPHDAIGHYGPTMIKVIPARRGTGIVAGGAAKPIFELAGYTDVLTKLQGSTNPNNVVRAVFDALLKLRSMEEVARERGIDSEVLKKRYNIYARDLRIP
- the secY gene encoding preprotein translocase subunit SecY; this translates as MIEYIKQLFSLEDFKKRLFYTLFMLAIYRFGSHIPLPGIDTNALQEFFKSFEGTLFYLYDIFSGGNLSRMTLFALGVMPYISASIMMQLLTVAVPELQRLAKEEGDYGRYKINQYTRYLTLFVAFVQSIGIAVWLQGQVSPRGTPIVPDTGILFSITTIIALVSSTMFLVWVGDRITEKGIGNGMSLLIFAGIVAGFPSAGIRIWDMLRNGDISPFAFVGAILFILAVVVGIVFIQEAERRIPIQYPRRQVGRQEIVGSSSYLPIKINPAGVIPIIFAQSLLIIPSTILGFMQNPIARALHDAFNPTTLPYNILYIAFIIFFTYFYTAVLINPVDVADNLRKGGAFIPGVRPGQDTQKYLEYIVNRLALVGAIFLSVVAVVPIFVSLWLNVPFYFGGTTALIVVGVALDTINKLEAQLLQQRYNKYRRKVK